The proteins below come from a single Ailuropoda melanoleuca isolate Jingjing chromosome 1, ASM200744v2, whole genome shotgun sequence genomic window:
- the TFG gene encoding protein TFG isoform X2, whose product MNGQLDLSGKLIIKAQLGEDIRRIPIHNEDITYDELVLMMQRVFRGKLLSNDEVTIKYKDEDGDLITIFDSSDLSFAIQCSRILKLTLFVNGQPRPLESSQVKYLRRELIELRNKVNRLLDSLEPPGEPGPSTNIPENDTVDGRDEKPAASDSSGKQSTQVMAASMSAFDPLKNQDEINKNVMSAFGLTDDQVSGPPSAPAEDRSGTPDSIASSSSAAHPPGVQPQQPPYTGAQTQAGQSEGQMYQQYPQQAGYGAQQPQAPPQPPQQYGIQYSGYSQQTGPQQPQQFQGYGQQPASQAPAPAFAGQPQQLPAQPAQQYQASSYPPQTYTTQTSQPTNYTVAPASQPGMAPSQPGAYQPRPGFTPPPGSTMTPPPSGPNPYARTRPPFGQGYTQPGPGYR is encoded by the exons ATGAATGGACAGTTGGACCTAAGTGGGAAGCTAATCATCAAAGCTCAACTTGGGGAGGATATTCGACGAATTCCCATTCATAATGAAGATATTACTTATGATGAATTAGTGCTAATGATGCAGCGAGTTTTCAGAGGAAAACTCCTCAGTAATGATGAAGTTACAATAAAGTATAAAGATGAAG atgGAGATCTTATAACAATTTTTGATAGTTCTGACCTTTCTTTTGCAATTCAGTGTAGTAGGATACTGAAACTGACATTATTTG TTAATGGCCAACCAAGACCCCTTGAATCGAGTCAAGTGAAGTATCTCCGTCGAGAGCTGATAGAACTGCGAAATAAAGTGAATCGCTTGTTGGATAGCTTGGAACCACCTGGAGAACCAGGACCTTCCACCAATATTCCTGAAAATG ATACTGTCGATGGTAGGGATGAAAAGCCTGCTGCTTCTGATTCTTCTGGAAAACAGTCTACTCAGGTTATGGCAGCAAGTATGTCAGCTTTTGATCCTTTAAAAAACCAAgatgaaatcaataaaaatgtcaTGTCAGCGTTTGGCTTAACAGATGATCAGGTTTCAG GGCCACCCAGTGCTCCTGCAGAAGACCGTTCAGGAACACCCGACAGCattgcttcctcctcctctgctgctCATCCACCAGGAGTTCAGCCCCAGCAGCCACCCTATACAGGAGCTCAGACACAAGCAGGTCAGAGTGaag GTCAGATGTACCAGCAGTACCCGCAACAGGCCGGCTACGGTGCCCAGCAGCCACAGGCGCCCCCTCAGCCACCCCAGCAGTACGGTATTCAGTATTCAG GCTATAGTCAGCAGACTGGACCCCAACAACCTCAGCAGTTCCAGGGATATGGCCAGCAACCAGCTTCCCAGGCACCGGCTCCTGCCTTTGCTGGCCAGCCTCAGCAGCTGCCTGCTCAACCAGCACAGCAGTACCAGGCGAGCAGTTACCCTCCACAAACTTACACTACCCAGACTTCTCAGCCTACCAATTATACTGTGGCTCCTGCCTCACAACCTGGAATGGCTCCAAGCCAACCCGGGGCCTATCAACCAAGACCAGGTTTTACTCCACCTCCTGGAAGTACTATGACTCCGCCTCCTAGTGGGCCTAACCCTTATGCTCGCACTCGCCCTCCCTTTGGTCAGGGCTATACCCAACCTGGACCTGGCTATCGATAA
- the TFG gene encoding protein TFG isoform X5, with the protein MNGQLDLSGKLIIKAQLGEDIRRIPIHNEDITYDELVLMMQRVFRGKLLSNDEVTIKYKDEDGDLITIFDSSDLSFAIQCSRILKLTLFVNGQPRPLESSQVKYLRRELIELRNKVNRLLDSLEPPGEPGPSTNIPENGPPSAPAEDRSGTPDSIASSSSAAHPPGVQPQQPPYTGAQTQAGQSEGQMYQQYPQQAGYGAQQPQAPPQPPQQYGIQYSAGYSQQTGPQQPQQFQGYGQQPASQAPAPAFAGQPQQLPAQPAQQYQASSYPPQTYTTQTSQPTNYTVAPASQPGMAPSQPGAYQPRPGFTPPPGSTMTPPPSGPNPYARTRPPFGQGYTQPGPGYR; encoded by the exons ATGAATGGACAGTTGGACCTAAGTGGGAAGCTAATCATCAAAGCTCAACTTGGGGAGGATATTCGACGAATTCCCATTCATAATGAAGATATTACTTATGATGAATTAGTGCTAATGATGCAGCGAGTTTTCAGAGGAAAACTCCTCAGTAATGATGAAGTTACAATAAAGTATAAAGATGAAG atgGAGATCTTATAACAATTTTTGATAGTTCTGACCTTTCTTTTGCAATTCAGTGTAGTAGGATACTGAAACTGACATTATTTG TTAATGGCCAACCAAGACCCCTTGAATCGAGTCAAGTGAAGTATCTCCGTCGAGAGCTGATAGAACTGCGAAATAAAGTGAATCGCTTGTTGGATAGCTTGGAACCACCTGGAGAACCAGGACCTTCCACCAATATTCCTGAAAATG GGCCACCCAGTGCTCCTGCAGAAGACCGTTCAGGAACACCCGACAGCattgcttcctcctcctctgctgctCATCCACCAGGAGTTCAGCCCCAGCAGCCACCCTATACAGGAGCTCAGACACAAGCAGGTCAGAGTGaag GTCAGATGTACCAGCAGTACCCGCAACAGGCCGGCTACGGTGCCCAGCAGCCACAGGCGCCCCCTCAGCCACCCCAGCAGTACGGTATTCAGTATTCAG cAGGCTATAGTCAGCAGACTGGACCCCAACAACCTCAGCAGTTCCAGGGATATGGCCAGCAACCAGCTTCCCAGGCACCGGCTCCTGCCTTTGCTGGCCAGCCTCAGCAGCTGCCTGCTCAACCAGCACAGCAGTACCAGGCGAGCAGTTACCCTCCACAAACTTACACTACCCAGACTTCTCAGCCTACCAATTATACTGTGGCTCCTGCCTCACAACCTGGAATGGCTCCAAGCCAACCCGGGGCCTATCAACCAAGACCAGGTTTTACTCCACCTCCTGGAAGTACTATGACTCCGCCTCCTAGTGGGCCTAACCCTTATGCTCGCACTCGCCCTCCCTTTGGTCAGGGCTATACCCAACCTGGACCTGGCTATCGATAA
- the TFG gene encoding protein TFG isoform X3 translates to MNGQLDLSGKLIIKAQLGEDIRRIPIHNEDITYDELVLMMQRVFRGKLLSNDEVTIKYKDEDGDLITIFDSSDLSFAIQCSRILKLTLFVNGQPRPLESSQVKYLRRELIELRNKVNRLLDSLEPPGEPGPSTNIPENDTVDGRDEKPAASDSSGKQSTQVMAASMSAFDPLKNQDEINKNVMSAFGLTDDQVSGPPSAPAEDRSGTPDSIASSSSAAHPPGVQPQQPPYTGAQTQAGQMYQQYPQQAGYGAQQPQAPPQPPQQYGIQYSAGYSQQTGPQQPQQFQGYGQQPASQAPAPAFAGQPQQLPAQPAQQYQASSYPPQTYTTQTSQPTNYTVAPASQPGMAPSQPGAYQPRPGFTPPPGSTMTPPPSGPNPYARTRPPFGQGYTQPGPGYR, encoded by the exons ATGAATGGACAGTTGGACCTAAGTGGGAAGCTAATCATCAAAGCTCAACTTGGGGAGGATATTCGACGAATTCCCATTCATAATGAAGATATTACTTATGATGAATTAGTGCTAATGATGCAGCGAGTTTTCAGAGGAAAACTCCTCAGTAATGATGAAGTTACAATAAAGTATAAAGATGAAG atgGAGATCTTATAACAATTTTTGATAGTTCTGACCTTTCTTTTGCAATTCAGTGTAGTAGGATACTGAAACTGACATTATTTG TTAATGGCCAACCAAGACCCCTTGAATCGAGTCAAGTGAAGTATCTCCGTCGAGAGCTGATAGAACTGCGAAATAAAGTGAATCGCTTGTTGGATAGCTTGGAACCACCTGGAGAACCAGGACCTTCCACCAATATTCCTGAAAATG ATACTGTCGATGGTAGGGATGAAAAGCCTGCTGCTTCTGATTCTTCTGGAAAACAGTCTACTCAGGTTATGGCAGCAAGTATGTCAGCTTTTGATCCTTTAAAAAACCAAgatgaaatcaataaaaatgtcaTGTCAGCGTTTGGCTTAACAGATGATCAGGTTTCAG GGCCACCCAGTGCTCCTGCAGAAGACCGTTCAGGAACACCCGACAGCattgcttcctcctcctctgctgctCATCCACCAGGAGTTCAGCCCCAGCAGCCACCCTATACAGGAGCTCAGACACAAGCAG GTCAGATGTACCAGCAGTACCCGCAACAGGCCGGCTACGGTGCCCAGCAGCCACAGGCGCCCCCTCAGCCACCCCAGCAGTACGGTATTCAGTATTCAG cAGGCTATAGTCAGCAGACTGGACCCCAACAACCTCAGCAGTTCCAGGGATATGGCCAGCAACCAGCTTCCCAGGCACCGGCTCCTGCCTTTGCTGGCCAGCCTCAGCAGCTGCCTGCTCAACCAGCACAGCAGTACCAGGCGAGCAGTTACCCTCCACAAACTTACACTACCCAGACTTCTCAGCCTACCAATTATACTGTGGCTCCTGCCTCACAACCTGGAATGGCTCCAAGCCAACCCGGGGCCTATCAACCAAGACCAGGTTTTACTCCACCTCCTGGAAGTACTATGACTCCGCCTCCTAGTGGGCCTAACCCTTATGCTCGCACTCGCCCTCCCTTTGGTCAGGGCTATACCCAACCTGGACCTGGCTATCGATAA
- the TFG gene encoding protein TFG isoform X1, with the protein MNGQLDLSGKLIIKAQLGEDIRRIPIHNEDITYDELVLMMQRVFRGKLLSNDEVTIKYKDEDGDLITIFDSSDLSFAIQCSRILKLTLFVNGQPRPLESSQVKYLRRELIELRNKVNRLLDSLEPPGEPGPSTNIPENDTVDGRDEKPAASDSSGKQSTQVMAASMSAFDPLKNQDEINKNVMSAFGLTDDQVSGPPSAPAEDRSGTPDSIASSSSAAHPPGVQPQQPPYTGAQTQAGQSEGQMYQQYPQQAGYGAQQPQAPPQPPQQYGIQYSAGYSQQTGPQQPQQFQGYGQQPASQAPAPAFAGQPQQLPAQPAQQYQASSYPPQTYTTQTSQPTNYTVAPASQPGMAPSQPGAYQPRPGFTPPPGSTMTPPPSGPNPYARTRPPFGQGYTQPGPGYR; encoded by the exons ATGAATGGACAGTTGGACCTAAGTGGGAAGCTAATCATCAAAGCTCAACTTGGGGAGGATATTCGACGAATTCCCATTCATAATGAAGATATTACTTATGATGAATTAGTGCTAATGATGCAGCGAGTTTTCAGAGGAAAACTCCTCAGTAATGATGAAGTTACAATAAAGTATAAAGATGAAG atgGAGATCTTATAACAATTTTTGATAGTTCTGACCTTTCTTTTGCAATTCAGTGTAGTAGGATACTGAAACTGACATTATTTG TTAATGGCCAACCAAGACCCCTTGAATCGAGTCAAGTGAAGTATCTCCGTCGAGAGCTGATAGAACTGCGAAATAAAGTGAATCGCTTGTTGGATAGCTTGGAACCACCTGGAGAACCAGGACCTTCCACCAATATTCCTGAAAATG ATACTGTCGATGGTAGGGATGAAAAGCCTGCTGCTTCTGATTCTTCTGGAAAACAGTCTACTCAGGTTATGGCAGCAAGTATGTCAGCTTTTGATCCTTTAAAAAACCAAgatgaaatcaataaaaatgtcaTGTCAGCGTTTGGCTTAACAGATGATCAGGTTTCAG GGCCACCCAGTGCTCCTGCAGAAGACCGTTCAGGAACACCCGACAGCattgcttcctcctcctctgctgctCATCCACCAGGAGTTCAGCCCCAGCAGCCACCCTATACAGGAGCTCAGACACAAGCAGGTCAGAGTGaag GTCAGATGTACCAGCAGTACCCGCAACAGGCCGGCTACGGTGCCCAGCAGCCACAGGCGCCCCCTCAGCCACCCCAGCAGTACGGTATTCAGTATTCAG cAGGCTATAGTCAGCAGACTGGACCCCAACAACCTCAGCAGTTCCAGGGATATGGCCAGCAACCAGCTTCCCAGGCACCGGCTCCTGCCTTTGCTGGCCAGCCTCAGCAGCTGCCTGCTCAACCAGCACAGCAGTACCAGGCGAGCAGTTACCCTCCACAAACTTACACTACCCAGACTTCTCAGCCTACCAATTATACTGTGGCTCCTGCCTCACAACCTGGAATGGCTCCAAGCCAACCCGGGGCCTATCAACCAAGACCAGGTTTTACTCCACCTCCTGGAAGTACTATGACTCCGCCTCCTAGTGGGCCTAACCCTTATGCTCGCACTCGCCCTCCCTTTGGTCAGGGCTATACCCAACCTGGACCTGGCTATCGATAA
- the TFG gene encoding protein TFG isoform X4: protein MNGQLDLSGKLIIKAQLGEDIRRIPIHNEDITYDELVLMMQRVFRGKLLSNDEVTIKYKDEDGDLITIFDSSDLSFAIQCSRILKLTLFVNGQPRPLESSQVKYLRRELIELRNKVNRLLDSLEPPGEPGPSTNIPENDTVDGRDEKPAASDSSGKQSTQVMAASMSAFDPLKNQDEINKNVMSAFGLTDDQVSGPPSAPAEDRSGTPDSIASSSSAAHPPGVQPQQPPYTGAQTQAGQMYQQYPQQAGYGAQQPQAPPQPPQQYGIQYSGYSQQTGPQQPQQFQGYGQQPASQAPAPAFAGQPQQLPAQPAQQYQASSYPPQTYTTQTSQPTNYTVAPASQPGMAPSQPGAYQPRPGFTPPPGSTMTPPPSGPNPYARTRPPFGQGYTQPGPGYR from the exons ATGAATGGACAGTTGGACCTAAGTGGGAAGCTAATCATCAAAGCTCAACTTGGGGAGGATATTCGACGAATTCCCATTCATAATGAAGATATTACTTATGATGAATTAGTGCTAATGATGCAGCGAGTTTTCAGAGGAAAACTCCTCAGTAATGATGAAGTTACAATAAAGTATAAAGATGAAG atgGAGATCTTATAACAATTTTTGATAGTTCTGACCTTTCTTTTGCAATTCAGTGTAGTAGGATACTGAAACTGACATTATTTG TTAATGGCCAACCAAGACCCCTTGAATCGAGTCAAGTGAAGTATCTCCGTCGAGAGCTGATAGAACTGCGAAATAAAGTGAATCGCTTGTTGGATAGCTTGGAACCACCTGGAGAACCAGGACCTTCCACCAATATTCCTGAAAATG ATACTGTCGATGGTAGGGATGAAAAGCCTGCTGCTTCTGATTCTTCTGGAAAACAGTCTACTCAGGTTATGGCAGCAAGTATGTCAGCTTTTGATCCTTTAAAAAACCAAgatgaaatcaataaaaatgtcaTGTCAGCGTTTGGCTTAACAGATGATCAGGTTTCAG GGCCACCCAGTGCTCCTGCAGAAGACCGTTCAGGAACACCCGACAGCattgcttcctcctcctctgctgctCATCCACCAGGAGTTCAGCCCCAGCAGCCACCCTATACAGGAGCTCAGACACAAGCAG GTCAGATGTACCAGCAGTACCCGCAACAGGCCGGCTACGGTGCCCAGCAGCCACAGGCGCCCCCTCAGCCACCCCAGCAGTACGGTATTCAGTATTCAG GCTATAGTCAGCAGACTGGACCCCAACAACCTCAGCAGTTCCAGGGATATGGCCAGCAACCAGCTTCCCAGGCACCGGCTCCTGCCTTTGCTGGCCAGCCTCAGCAGCTGCCTGCTCAACCAGCACAGCAGTACCAGGCGAGCAGTTACCCTCCACAAACTTACACTACCCAGACTTCTCAGCCTACCAATTATACTGTGGCTCCTGCCTCACAACCTGGAATGGCTCCAAGCCAACCCGGGGCCTATCAACCAAGACCAGGTTTTACTCCACCTCCTGGAAGTACTATGACTCCGCCTCCTAGTGGGCCTAACCCTTATGCTCGCACTCGCCCTCCCTTTGGTCAGGGCTATACCCAACCTGGACCTGGCTATCGATAA